The Lachnospiraceae bacterium KM106-2 nucleotide sequence ACCACAAGAAATCAACTAGTAAAAGAAGCCATCGAATTTGTTGGACTTGAAGAATTCACTAAGTTCTATCCCAAAAAGCTATCTGGTGGACTTCTTAGACGTCTCAATATTGCTTGTGGGATCGCACATAAACCAGAACTTATCTTCATGGATGAACCAACCGTTGCTGTTGATCCCCAGAGTCGAAATAAAATACTAGAAGGAATCAAACAATTAAATCAAAATGGTGCAACGATCATTTACACCTCACACTATATGGAGGAAGTAGAACAGATCTGTTCTCGTATCGCAATTATTGATAAAGGTAAAAATGTGGCTTGTGGAACTTGTGAAGAGCTAAAAGCAATGATCAAGACAGGTGAAACGATCCAATTAGAAACTTTGGGACTAAAAAAAGATAATCTCGATGACCTTAAGGCGTTACCACATGTCTATAAGCTCTCCTATATTGATAATCAATTAGTCATCCAGTGCACAAGAGGCAAACATAATTTAATTCGTATCTTAGACTATTTAAAGAGTAAAGATATTAACTTTGGTCGTGTCTATTCTGAACTTCCAACCTTAAATGATGTATTCTTAGAGATCACCGGCAAAGAATTGCGGGATAATTAAAAGGAGGATTGGCTCATGAGACATTTAGTTAAATATCACATTTTAAACATCTTGCGCGGAAAAACACTTGTATTCTGGACCTTTTTCTTCCCGATCCTTCTCGCCTGTCTATTTAAAGCTGGGTTTGGTCAATACATCGATGAGACAACAAAGGTCAATCCAGTTCCTGTTGCGGTTGTCATAACCGATGAGAAGGCTTCTAAGGAATTCATTGCTGTACTGGATTCGTTATCCCAAAAGAATGAGGATCAATTATTTACAACGAAGAAAGTTTCCTCCAAGCAGGCAGATAAATTATTAAATAAAGAGAAAGTTGATGGTGTCATTCTTGCTGGTACATCCATTTCCTTAAAAGTTGCCAACTCTAATGTAAATCAATCGATCTTAAAAACTTTCATCGATGAGTATAATCATCAGGCTGCTTTGATCAAAGACATCGCTACCAAGCATCCAGATAAAATTGCCCAACTAACTGAATCATTAAAATCAAATGATCACTTAGAAGAAGTTACTCTATCAGGAAGACATTTTAGTGTATATGTGCAGTATTTTCTTGCCTTGATCTGTATGGCGATCATGTTCGGTACGATGTTCGGTATGGAAAATGCCAACATTCTGCAGGCAGATATCTCTGATCTAGGTGAGCGTATGAATATCACGCCAACACATAAATTAAAATTGATCCTAGCAACTGCCATCAGCAGTATCACGGTATTATTTGTAGAGATCATACTTGTCACCCTATTCATCCACTTCTGTATTGGCATTGCCATTATTGAAGAACCGGTACTCTTTTACCTAGCTATTCTTTGTGGATGCATCATAGCCGTTACATTAGGTCAGTTCATCACGATCCTTTGTAAAAATAAATCAGATAACTTCTGTTCTAACTTACTGGCTGGGATCACCATGCTATGCTCCTTTTTAAGCGGTCTGATGGTTGGAGACATTTCTTATAAAATAGAACAATATGCTCCTATCATTAATAAGATCAACCCAAATAACGTTATGAAAGATGCCTTTTACAGTCTGAACGTTTTTAGTGACTATCATCGTTATACCATTGATATTCTGTCTTTATTAGCAATGGCAGTATTATTTACCGGCATCAGTTATTTCATCACAAGGAGGGTTAAATATGCAAATCTTTAAGTTATTTTACAAAATTGCAAAAAAAGAACGTGGAACGATCCTTTTATATACCGGTATCAGTCTCCTGCTCTTTATGATCAATGCCAACTATTCCTATACAGCATCCGATCAATTTAAAGAATCCAAATCAACCATAGCGATCATCGATCGAGATCAAACAGAATTATCAAAAGGGATTCAAAGACATTTTAAAAAGACACAAAATGTTACATCACTTAAAGATCAAAAAGAAGCCTTCCAAGATGCTCTTTACTATGAAGCTGTCGACTACATCTTGATCATCCCAAAAGGTTATGAAAAAGAGATCACCGCCGGAAAGAACAGCAAACTGAACTTTATGCTTTCACCAGGTAATAACTTTGGTCAGCTTGCAAAAGAAAATGGAAATGAATATATTACAATACTGACCGGCTATATCAAATGTGGATACAGCATCAAAGATTCCTTAACTGCTGCCGATAAGGTCTTAAGCAAATCATTAAAAGTCAACTATGCAAAAAATAGTAATATAACAGAGCAACGACCAAAATTTATGTCTCTTTACCAATTTCTTGCCTATTCCATTCCAGCGATCATGCTTGAGATGCTAGGAACTATATTCATTCGAATGAACAAAGAAGATGTAAAGAAACGTAATATCTGCTCTGCCTACCCATTAAGAAAACATAATTTCTGGCTTGGTATCGCCTCCGCATTATTTGCCGTTTTCATCTGGGCGCTCTTTACGATCGTTGCTTTCCTATTTAATTCAAATGAACTAAAAGATTTCGTATATCTAAAATACTTATTACTTAATAGTGGAGCGCTTACTGTCGTATCGGTCAGCATCGGGTGTGTCATCGGATTTTTATTCCACTCCATGAATGGATTAAGTATCGCAAGTAATTCCATTACCTTATCACTTGCTTTCTTAACCGGTGTCTTTATCCCAATTACTTATCTAAGTAAGCCAATCGTAACGATCGCCAAATTTTTACCAACCTATTGGTATGTCAAAGCAAATAATTTAATCTGCACCAAAGTATCCTTAAGTAGCACGGATATCACGAACCTCTATCATTACTTTGGAATTCAGCTTTGCTTTGCAGCAGCAATCTTCTCCATTGCTCTTGTTATCTCGAAAAAAAGACAGATCAGTATGTAAAGAAAAAGCCGATTACATGGACTCATTCCTTGTAATCGGCTTTTCTTATTCTTCTGTAAAATCAACATCTACGTAAAAACCTTTTGGTGTTTCTTTGATATCAGAAACCGTTCCTTTTCTTGCTAATAATCTTTGATTAAACGGGAAGTTTCCAGACATGGCGACAGCAGGCTCTATGACGTAGTAATAGGAATAAGGTAACTTACCTTCCCGAATCTCTACCTCATCTCCTATCTTTACAAGGCCATGCCTCTCCATCTTGAATTCTATTGTTCTCATCTATGTATCACCTTCTAAATTCTTTCAATTGACTATTATAACACATTTTTTTCAAAAGGATAAGATATGATAAAATCCATCATTTGGGCTGGAATATATTGACATTTTCTTCCAAAATCGTTATTATAATTAGTACGCTACATTTTATGTAAATTGCTTAAAGGGGGCTTTGACATGACCGTCAAACAGTTATATTTATGGGAACAGGATCGTTACCTTTCCTTTGCAAAACAAATCTTTGATGAAAAAACCATCATTCATGATATATATCCGCTATTTATTCATAATCCCAATCCATACAAGGTAAGCTGTTACTATTTAGAGAAAGATGGAACTATAATCGCTTCTCTCCTTGTAACGATGAGCAGACAAAATGTCTATGGACATTATTACGATGTACCACAAATTCATTTTGCCGGTACATTAAAGGAATATCGGAATCATGGCTACATGGATTACCTATTAAATGAATGTATGAAACGTTTCCGCAAAGACAGCTTATTTCTTTGCTACTTAGTGGGACTTCCACACTTTCATAGACAATTTAGTTTTTCTTATGGCGTACCATCTTACCAAGATGAATCCTTTTCTCTAGATCGCAATACGCTATTCTCTTATCCTGCGGATCAAACTGTTTCACTGCTCTCTTCATTTTCTGATACAGTGCTGACTCAAATGATCTCTTTGTACGAAAAGGACTCTTTCTATAATTTCGGCAGTGAGCGACGTACAATCGAATCACTTCGAAATAAACTTACCGATGAATCAATTGTTAACAATACTTGTATTTATATCGCATGCGAAAAAGAGACTTCCAATCTATCCGGTTATGTTCTAATTGAAAAAGATAAGAATCAGCTCTTAGTAAAAGAGTGCATCACACAATCTAAAGTAACCTGCTATGCCCTCTTGCATAACATCGGTTTACTCTTAACTAAGGATTCTCTAGACAACGCAGTCTTTTACAGTCCTCAGAATAGTTATGTTGCCACTCTTTTAAGAGAACATACTGATATGAGACTAGAACATACCTTTACCTCTAACTGTGCCTTATACCGGATCTTAAATATTGAGAGTGCAATTTCCATCATTATGCCAACCTTATATTTACGCCTCCACCACTCCAATTTTGCAAAGCATAATGGCTGCTACAATCTCCATATCGATGAAGAATGCATTACGATTGAAGTTAAAAACGGCGTGATCGGTTTATCTTTCAAGCAGGGTGAAGATGTCTTCTTAACCAAGGAAGCCTTTGTCGAAATATTCACCGGTATCTCCTCTTTTGCTTCCTTTAGCGATTCCATACCAAATCTAAGGACAGAAACAAAAGAACTATTTACCGTACTTTTTCCTGTCGGCTATCCATATCGATTCCCTCTTGATTGTATGTAACATTATCTCATAAAAAAAATAAATATGAAAAAGACGGCCGTATTCAACTTACAGTCGTCTTTTTATTCTCATACCCTAAATTCTTTTTAGATGTTTTAAGCTAATATCCATAATTGGTGCCGAGTGTGTTAATGCACCACAACTGACATAATCTACACCAATTTCTGCAATTTCCTTTAATCGCTCTATGGTAACATTACCAGAGCACTCGGTTTCAGCCTTTTTACCAATCATTGCGACAGCTTCTTTCATTGAATCATTATCCATATTATCTAACATGATAATATCAGCTCCAGCCTCTAGCGCTTCTTTTACCATCGCTAAATCTTCAACTTCTACTTCGATCTTTCTAACAAATGGTGCATACTCTTTCGCCATCTGAACTGCTTTTTTTACAGATCCCGCCGCATCAATATGATTATCCTTTAATAAGACACCATCAGATAAATTATAACGATGATTTGCACCTCCACCGATCTTAACTGCATATTTTTCAAAAGCACGGTTATTTGGTGTTGTCTTTCTCGTATCTAATAACGTTGTATGATAGCCATTTAACTCTTTCGCATAAGCATTTGTATACGTAGCGATTCCACTCATTCTCTGAAGATAATTCAGTGCTGTACGCTCTCCTGATAATAAAGCACGGATATCTCCTTTGATGATACCGATCAATTCTCCTTTTGTAACATGATCACCGTCTTTATGATCCGTTACGAACTCACTCTCCTCATCTAGCAAATAAAATGTTCTTTGGAATACGGTAAGTCCGCAAATGATTCCATCTTGCTTACAGATTAACTCTGCTTGTCCTAAGGCAGCTTCCGGCATGATCGCATTAGTCGATACATCCTCACTTGTAATATCCTCTTTTAAAGCTCCTAAAATATAGTCATCAATATTAATTTTCATTGTCACACCATGTAGCATAGAATTCTCCATCCCTTCTCTTAATTTCGTTCATTACTAAATCTCTGTTTTCTCGATTTCGTCTTTCATCATCCTCATATACAGTTTGATCAAATGTAGGATGTGCTTCATCTACTCGAATCTCATCAATCCTCTCTCCGATTAGATGAGCTGCTCTTTTGGCAAATACAAGGCTTTCTAATAAGGAGTTACTTGCTAGACGGTTTGCTCCATGAACACCATTGCATGCAGTCTCACCAACTGCATATAACTGTTGCATTGAGGTTTCTCCATATGTATTAGCCTTGATCCCGCCCATGAGATAATGCTGTGCAGGTGTAACCGGTACCAAATCCTTGCCAAGTTCATAACCCTCTTCTAGACAACGTTGGTAGATATTAGGGAAACGCTTTTTAATGTTTTCTTCTTTCATATGATTCAATGAGAGATATACATGATTTGTATGATCTTGATCCATCTGCTTCTTAATGGCATTCGTCACCACGTCACGAGGTAATAATTCATCCACAAAACGTTCCTTATTCTCATTTAAGAGAAGAGCACCTTCTCCACGAACAGACTCACTGATCAAAAATCTTCTTCCTGGTTTTTTCGAATACAAAACGGTTGGATGAATTTGAATATACTGTAGGTTCTCTAATTCGATGTTATGTCGAAGTGCAAGAGCAAAACTATCACCCGTAATATGCGAAAAATTAGTAGAATTGGTAAAGAGTCCACCGATTCCACCGGTCGCTAAGATCACTGTCTTTGCAAAGATAGCTGTTTTCTCACCCTTACGATCCTCTGTCACAATACCTTCACAATCATTCTGATTAGAGATCAGATCAATCATGGTTGTATATTCCATCAATTGAATATTGTCGCTTTTCTTTGCTGCTGCAATAAGTTTCGATGTAATCTCTTTTCCCGTCACATCATCATGATGAAGAATACGGAATGTGGAATGAGCACCTTCCCGTGTATAACTTAATGTGCCATCTGGATTTCGATCAAAGTCAACTCCATAATCGATCAATTCATGAATGATCTCTCTGGATGACTGTATCATTACTTTGACACTTTCCTTATTATTTTCATATCTTCCTGCCTTCATCGTATCTTCAAAATACGATTTATAATCTTCTTCATTTAGTAAAGTTGAGATGCCTCCCTGTGCAAGATAGGAATCACTATTTTCCACTGCATCTTTCGTTATCATAAGTACTTTGATCGTTTTCTTTAGTGACAATGCTGCGAACAGGCCTGCTGCTCCAGTACCTACTACAACTACATCTGTTTTCATTTTCTTCATCTCAAACACATCTCCTCTTATTTCCCAAGTAACAACATTTG carries:
- a CDS encoding teichoic acid export ATP-binding protein TagH, producing MIIKVENLVKRYNELVALDHLNLNVEEGEIFGLLGPNGSGKTTAINCILSLLHYDKGDIKLFDQTMRPDSYDLKRKIGVVLQNVAVYDDLTVYENIDYFCGLYIGDKTTRNQLVKEAIEFVGLEEFTKFYPKKLSGGLLRRLNIACGIAHKPELIFMDEPTVAVDPQSRNKILEGIKQLNQNGATIIYTSHYMEEVEQICSRIAIIDKGKNVACGTCEELKAMIKTGETIQLETLGLKKDNLDDLKALPHVYKLSYIDNQLVIQCTRGKHNLIRILDYLKSKDINFGRVYSELPTLNDVFLEITGKELRDN
- a CDS encoding quinolinate phosphoribosyltransferase [decarboxylating] gives rise to the protein MLHGVTMKINIDDYILGALKEDITSEDVSTNAIMPEAALGQAELICKQDGIICGLTVFQRTFYLLDEESEFVTDHKDGDHVTKGELIGIIKGDIRALLSGERTALNYLQRMSGIATYTNAYAKELNGYHTTLLDTRKTTPNNRAFEKYAVKIGGGANHRYNLSDGVLLKDNHIDAAGSVKKAVQMAKEYAPFVRKIEVEVEDLAMVKEALEAGADIIMLDNMDNDSMKEAVAMIGKKAETECSGNVTIERLKEIAEIGVDYVSCGALTHSAPIMDISLKHLKRI
- a CDS encoding L-aspartate oxidase, whose protein sequence is MKKMKTDVVVVGTGAAGLFAALSLKKTIKVLMITKDAVENSDSYLAQGGISTLLNEEDYKSYFEDTMKAGRYENNKESVKVMIQSSREIIHELIDYGVDFDRNPDGTLSYTREGAHSTFRILHHDDVTGKEITSKLIAAAKKSDNIQLMEYTTMIDLISNQNDCEGIVTEDRKGEKTAIFAKTVILATGGIGGLFTNSTNFSHITGDSFALALRHNIELENLQYIQIHPTVLYSKKPGRRFLISESVRGEGALLLNENKERFVDELLPRDVVTNAIKKQMDQDHTNHVYLSLNHMKEENIKKRFPNIYQRCLEEGYELGKDLVPVTPAQHYLMGGIKANTYGETSMQQLYAVGETACNGVHGANRLASNSLLESLVFAKRAAHLIGERIDEIRVDEAHPTFDQTVYEDDERRNRENRDLVMNEIKRRDGEFYATWCDNEN